The following are from one region of the bacterium genome:
- the rpsT gene encoding 30S ribosomal protein S20 gives MAIKKRSKSVLKNIRQARRRHAANTAKKQKLRLSVKKLKKAKSKTEAMKLYRPLQSQIDKLVQDSIINKKTAGRMKSKLLRAIQAPTKK, from the coding sequence ATGGCAATCAAAAAACGTTCAAAGAGTGTCCTTAAGAATATCAGGCAGGCGCGCCGCCGGCACGCGGCCAATACTGCGAAGAAGCAGAAGTTGAGACTTTCGGTCAAGAAGTTAAAAAAAGCAAAATCCAAGACCGAAGCAATGAAATTGTACCGGCCGCTTCAATCGCAGATCGACAAGTTGGTGCAGGACAGCATCATCAATAAAAAGACCGCCGGCCGGATGAAATCTAAACTTTTAAGGGCGATCCAGGCGCCGACTAAGAAATAA
- a CDS encoding energy transducer TonB yields the protein MNPITAQIALPSLGKRSPILTFYQRNLKLAYYLTNFGLLALILLIFGYIRYQAWRLEEFKRKGMTDSGKKIISLTYAQLGPPPSIQGADAAGAPQAAAGARPAAPVVGVPKPVPDAEAVMETSPDQSMISGTSALDAGTGGESGMATEIKVDEGIPDINAYVPVDIPPKAIVQRRPIYPEIAKKVGMEGTVFVKMLLDLDGTIMRVVILKSSGFPQLDTAAVVCVSDWKFSPAIQNKKPVRVWLGAPVKFKLE from the coding sequence ATGAACCCCATAACTGCTCAAATCGCATTACCTTCTTTGGGTAAAAGAAGCCCGATCCTGACGTTCTACCAGCGGAACCTGAAGTTGGCTTATTACCTGACCAACTTCGGACTCCTGGCTTTGATCCTCTTGATCTTTGGTTACATCAGGTATCAGGCATGGCGTCTCGAGGAGTTTAAGAGGAAAGGCATGACTGACTCCGGCAAGAAGATCATCTCCCTGACCTATGCGCAGCTCGGTCCGCCGCCGTCCATTCAGGGCGCCGACGCGGCCGGCGCGCCGCAGGCAGCTGCCGGCGCACGGCCAGCAGCTCCGGTCGTCGGCGTGCCCAAACCGGTGCCTGATGCAGAGGCGGTGATGGAAACATCGCCGGATCAATCCATGATATCCGGCACCAGCGCACTCGATGCGGGAACCGGCGGGGAAAGCGGCATGGCAACCGAGATCAAGGTCGATGAAGGCATCCCGGACATCAACGCCTACGTGCCGGTCGATATCCCGCCCAAGGCTATTGTCCAAAGGCGGCCGATCTATCCGGAGATCGCCAAGAAGGTAGGAATGGAAGGCACGGTCTTCGTCAAAATGCTCCTTGATCTTGACGGGACGATAATGCGCGTCGTGATCCTGAAAAGCTCCGGTTTCCCTCAGCTCGATACCGCGGCCGTGGTTTGCGTGTCCGACTGGAAATTCTCGCCGGCGATACAGAACAAAAAGCCGGTCCGGGTATGGCTGGGCGCGCCGGTTAAGTTCAAACTCGAGTAG
- a CDS encoding biopolymer transporter ExbD, which produces MSQVEGASRGGKKRRGRIINDLTPMVDIAFLLVIFFMTTTVFREPQAIEVSLPPKGTVPTAQSNVIILYIDSLGETSRQLSDSTPVPIAMDSIKPYLLAEERKNVEKQYMGKEFLQQYDQLKPGRLRDSLERFIKKRVSKLVVLIDVHQKSFYQQMVRVMDQVQQAKMARFSIVPHIEEIPTTKPKGGK; this is translated from the coding sequence ATGTCGCAAGTTGAAGGCGCTTCCCGAGGCGGGAAAAAACGAAGAGGGCGCATTATCAACGACCTGACGCCCATGGTCGACATCGCCTTCCTCCTGGTGATCTTCTTCATGACGACGACGGTGTTCAGGGAACCGCAGGCGATCGAGGTATCGCTGCCACCCAAAGGCACGGTGCCCACGGCGCAATCGAACGTTATCATCCTTTACATCGATTCCCTGGGTGAAACCAGCCGGCAGCTATCGGACTCGACACCGGTGCCTATCGCCATGGATTCGATCAAGCCGTACCTGCTCGCGGAAGAACGCAAGAACGTGGAAAAACAGTACATGGGTAAGGAATTCCTGCAGCAGTACGATCAACTGAAACCCGGCCGGTTACGCGACAGTCTGGAACGGTTCATCAAGAAAAGAGTATCCAAGCTTGTTGTGCTCATCGATGTCCATCAAAAATCCTTTTACCAGCAGATGGTCAGGGTGATGGACCAGGTGCAGCAGGCAAAGATGGCTCGTTTCAGTATTGTTCCCCATATTGAAGAGATCCCAACCACGAAACCGAAGGGAGGTAAGTAA
- a CDS encoding MotA/TolQ/ExbB proton channel family protein: MSGAFEGLRNAPVAAKLILSLGIPAALAIGIGIALAFVKKVGLLTLLLYICNLIITFIIFQVLPDFVRAGGPLVGALIFVFILLITYIVERFFTLSRSKGKGSMQEFTRSYMHHIGDKSFDAAIVDCDAQGGSAATILKGAIQQVVRGSGDKAVILKTPLEIRRIFEEAVSRETPLLERNLIAITTIASIATMIGLLGTTIGMIRAFQAMAHAGAPDAIMLATGISEALFNTAGGLGNAIIGIIANNYFVNRVDRFTYEINELVYDTVDVFERMSEKK; encoded by the coding sequence ATGTCTGGAGCTTTTGAAGGACTGCGCAATGCGCCAGTAGCCGCAAAATTAATCCTGTCACTCGGTATCCCCGCTGCACTGGCTATCGGTATCGGTATTGCTCTTGCGTTTGTTAAAAAAGTCGGATTGCTCACCTTGCTTCTCTACATCTGCAACCTGATCATTACATTTATCATCTTCCAGGTTCTGCCTGATTTTGTGCGCGCCGGCGGACCCCTGGTCGGTGCCTTGATCTTCGTCTTCATCCTCCTCATCACCTACATCGTGGAACGGTTCTTCACGCTCAGCCGGTCCAAAGGCAAAGGTTCAATGCAGGAATTCACCCGCAGTTACATGCATCACATCGGCGACAAGAGCTTTGACGCCGCGATCGTTGACTGCGATGCCCAGGGCGGTTCGGCGGCCACGATCCTCAAAGGCGCCATTCAGCAGGTGGTCCGCGGTTCGGGCGACAAAGCAGTCATCCTGAAGACACCGCTCGAAATACGGCGGATCTTTGAAGAAGCCGTGTCCCGTGAAACACCGCTTCTGGAAAGGAACCTTATTGCCATTACCACGATCGCGTCCATCGCGACCATGATCGGTCTTCTTGGTACGACGATCGGCATGATCCGCGCGTTCCAGGCCATGGCTCACGCCGGCGCCCCGGACGCGATCATGCTCGCCACCGGTATTTCGGAAGCGCTCTTTAACACTGCGGGCGGACTGGGCAACGCGATCATCGGTATCATCGCCAACAACTATTTTGTCAACCGTGTCGACCGGTTCACCTACGAGATCAATGAATTGGTCTACGATACCGTTGATGTTTTTGAAAGGATGTCCGAGAAAAAGTAA
- a CDS encoding biopolymer transporter ExbD, which translates to MAIRKKRLRVNIGIDMTPMVDIGFLLVIFFMSTYHARPPETVTVDLPLSRSPFKVPESDVMIITILPPFRAISLSDSVNPTDFVSSVSRYQLPEDQGGRGLKRTQAIEEAAHEMKTLEKIQAALAEAATLTEDQRKARADSLMVWWNLGRESSQPINLDVLPIAIVDERIRNPRLRLIIKADQKVESGVILRLMDMLQDPRVNMLRFSLMTMLEASGAEMFVAKEKKGG; encoded by the coding sequence ATGGCAATACGTAAGAAAAGACTGCGCGTCAACATCGGCATCGACATGACACCAATGGTGGATATCGGCTTTTTGCTGGTCATATTCTTCATGAGCACATATCACGCCCGCCCGCCGGAAACAGTTACCGTTGACCTCCCACTATCACGTTCGCCTTTCAAAGTGCCTGAATCCGATGTTATGATCATAACCATACTACCGCCCTTCAGGGCGATCTCGCTGTCGGACAGCGTCAATCCCACGGATTTCGTTTCTTCGGTCTCGCGCTACCAGCTGCCTGAAGACCAGGGCGGCAGAGGGTTGAAGCGAACCCAGGCGATCGAAGAAGCCGCCCATGAGATGAAAACGCTGGAAAAGATCCAGGCGGCGCTGGCTGAGGCGGCAACCCTCACCGAGGATCAACGCAAGGCGCGTGCCGATAGCCTGATGGTATGGTGGAACCTGGGTCGCGAATCGTCGCAACCCATAAACTTGGACGTTCTCCCGATCGCGATCGTGGACGAACGTATTCGCAATCCGCGGTTAAGGCTCATCATCAAAGCCGACCAGAAGGTCGAATCCGGCGTGATCTTAAGGCTCATGGACATGCTCCAGGACCCGCGCGTCAACATGCTGCGTTTCAGCCTGATGACCATGCTCGAAGCGAGCGGTGCCGAGATGTTCGTCGCCAAGGAGAAAAAAGGAGGCTAA